One segment of Triticum aestivum cultivar Chinese Spring chromosome 2A, IWGSC CS RefSeq v2.1, whole genome shotgun sequence DNA contains the following:
- the LOC123188846 gene encoding probable LRR receptor-like serine/threonine-protein kinase RPK1: MAFHRQRTLCFTTIATLFLLHHIAAASSSLVQEHDRWALLQLMNGLSSGCGDVPGYWSPDSGVQHCSWKEVRCDMRSRVVAISLPSQPSRRLAGVLSPAVAGLTDLKVLSLPSRGLRGEIPGELWRLQNLEVLNLAGNSLRGSLPAIFPKGLQSLDLSGNQLSGRIPPGLGDCSHLRRLRMSSNSLDDFIPPQIGRLAELRVLELSGNRLAGGVPPELRHCSYLVKMDLSRNLLHGQVPSSILKELKKLRFLSLAGNNFSGEIPSGLGQLRSLRLLNLSSNSLSGVVPIDLVALRDHTVLLLDSDLLPAKVSSPMPSPEMEEISQVTADSSGVGPPPHSAEVFTVIPQYKSTWVLTEANRGTPPDGSGNVGHLKTIEIVAIALVLVVIVALLVVATIYVFKRRRRTPRQPRRSGTGTGTRREREVKVFDGVDIGASLTYEAIVRATGNFNASNCIGFGGFGATYRAEVAPGVLVAVKRLSIGRQHGNKQFQAEVETLGRRHHPNLVTLMGYHISDQETFLIYNYLPGGNLERFIQERAKRQIGWRVLHKIALDIAHALAFMHDECSPRILHRDVKPSNILLDNDFNAYLSDFGLAKLLRNSQTHTTTSVAGTFGYVAPEYATTCRVSDKADVYSYGVLLLELISDKKVLDPSFSPYGNGFNIISWANKLIQSGRVCEFFVEGLWNKAPHDDLVEIMNLGLLCTVESLSSRPKMKHVVRRLRELRPPSY; the protein is encoded by the coding sequence ATGGCCTTCCATCGCCAGAGAACACTCTGCTTCACAACCATTGCCACCTTATTCCTCCTCCACCATATCGCCGCCGCTTCCTCCTCGCTAGTCCAAGAACATGATAGGTGGGCTCTCCTCCAACTCATGAACGGACTCTCCTCCGGCTGCGGCGACGTCCCTGGGTACTGGTCACCGGACTCAGGCGTTCAACACTGCTCCTGGAAGGAGGTGAGATGCGACATGCGGTCCCGGGTCGTCGCCATCTCCCTCCCTTCCCAACCCAGCCGGCGCCTCGCCGGGGTGTTGTCACCGGCGGTGGCCGGCCTCACCGACCTCAAAGTACTTTCTCTACCCTCCCGAGGGCTCCGCGGAGAGATACCTGGTGAGTTATGGAGGCTGCAGAACCTGGAGGTCCTCAACCTTGCGGGCAACTCCCTCCGCGGCTCCCTTCCGGCCATCTTCCCCAAGGGGCTGCAGAGTTTGGACCTTTCCGGCAACCAGCTCTCCGGGAGAATCCCTCCTGGTCTCGGGGACTGCTCGCACCTCCGGCGGCTCCGGATGTCTTCCAATTCTCTGGATGATTTCATCCCTCCGCAGATTGGGAGGCTTGCCGAGTTGCGGGTCTTGGAATTGTCCGGGAACAGACTAGCCGGTGGCGTTCCGCCGGAGCTCCGGCATTGCAGTTACCTTGTCAAGATGGACCTCAGCAGAAATTTACTCCATGGGCAAGTGCCTTCCTCCATTCTCAAGGAGCTCAAGAAGTTGAGGTTTCTGTCATTAGCTGGGAACAATTTCAGTGGTGAGATACCATCCGGTCTGGGTCAGCTGAGATCGCTGAGGCTGCTAAATTTGTCCTCAAATTCTCTGTCAGGAGTGGTTCCCATTGATCTCGTGGCACTGAGAGATCACACAGTTCTACTCCTTGACAGTGATCTGCTCCCTGCGAAGGTTTCCTCTCCTATGCCATCACCTGAAATGGAAGAGATTTCTCAAGTGACAGCTGATAGTTCAGGGGTAGGTCCACCACCCCACTCTGCTGAAGTATTTACAGTCATCCCCCAGTACAAAAGCACCTGGGTACTTACCGAGGCAAACCGAGGCACACCGCCTGATGGCAGCGGCAATGTTGGTCATCTGAAGACCATAGAGATTGTTGCAATAGCTTTGGTGTTAGTCGTCATTGTTGCTCTTCTAGTTGTGGCCACCATATACGTTTTCAAAAGGAGAAGACGGACCCCAAGGCAACCAAGACGCTCTGGCACTGGCACTGGCACTAGAAGGGAGAGGGAGGTGAAGGTTTTTGATGGCGTTGACATTGGAGCTTCCCTAACTTACGAGGCAATTGTCCGGGCCACTGGAAATTTTAATGCAAGCAACTGCATCGGCTTTGGCGGCTTTGGCGCGACATATAGAGCTGAGGTTGCACCTGGGGTTTTGGTGGCAGTAAAGAGGCTTTCTATTGGGAGGCAACACGGTAACAAGCAGTTCCAAGCAGAAGTTGAAACCCTTGGGCGGCGTCACCATCCTAATCTTGTCACTCTCATGGGGTACCATATCAGTGACCAAGAGACATTCCTGATATACAACTATTTGCCAGGTGGAAACTTGGAGAGGTTCATACAGGAGAGAGCTAAGAGGCAAATTGGTTGGAGAGTGCTCCACAAAATTGCTCTGGATATTGCTCATGCTCTTGCTTTCATGCATGATGAGTGCTCCCCCCGCATTCTGCACCGAGAtgttaagccaagcaacatatTGCTCGACAATGACTTCAATGCATATCTCTCCGATTTTGGATTAGCGAAACTTCTTCGCAACTCACAAACTCATACAACCACAAGTGTTGCTGGTACTTTCGGTTATGTCGCGCCGGAGTATGCAACGACATGCCGTGTGTCTGATAAAGCAGATGTTTATAGCTATGGGGTTCTGCTTCTTGAACTGATCTCGGATAAGAAAGTACTGGATCCATCGTTCTCTCCATATGGAAATGGTTTCAACATTATTAGCTGGGCTAATAAGCTAATCCAAAGCGGTAGAGTTTGCGAGTTCTTCGTTGAGGGCTTGTGGAATAAGGCCCCACATGATGACCTGGTTGAGATTATGAACCTGGGGCTCCTGTGCACTGTGGAGTCTCTTTCTTCTAGGCCCAAAATGAAGCATGTTGTTCGCCGTCTAAGAGAACTCCGTCCGCCTTCTTACTAG
- the LOC123188847 gene encoding 60S ribosomal protein L13a-1 → MVSGSGVSARRVVVDARHHMLGRLASIVAKELLNGQRVVVVRCEEMCISGGLVRQKMKYLRFLRKRMNTKPSHGPIHFRAPSRIFWRTVRGMIPHKTPRGEAALARLKAFEGVPPPYDRTKRMVIPDALKVLRLQPGHRFCLLGELSKEVGWNYHETIKELEEKRKEKAKVSYDRRKQLAKLRFKAEKAAEEKLGSQLDILAPIKY, encoded by the exons ATGGTGTCTGGCTCCGGTGTGTCCGCGCGTCGCGTGGTGGTGGATGCGCGCCACCACATGCTGGGTCGCCTTGCGTCGATCGTGGCCAAGGAGCTGCTCAACGGGCAGCGCGTGGTGGTGGTCCGGTGCGAGGAGATGTGCATCTCCGGCGGGCTGGTCCGTCAGAAGATGAAGTACCTCCGCTTCCTCCGCAAGCGGATGAACACCAAGCCCTCGCACGGCCCCATCCACTTCCGCGCTCCCTCGCGCATTTTCTGGCGCACCGTGCGCGGCATGATCCCGCACAAGACGCCCCGCGGCGAGGCCGCACTCGCCAGGCTCAAGGCTTTCGAGGGCGTCCCGCCGCCTTACGATCGCACCAAGCGTATGGTCATTCCCGACGCGCTAAA GGTTCTGAGGCTGCAGCCGGGGCACAGGTTCTGTCTGCTCGGCGAGCTTTCCAAGGAGGTCGGATGGAACTACCATGAAACTATCAAG GAACtggaggagaagaggaaggagaaggcaaaggTGTCGTATGACAGGAGGAAGCAACTGGCCAAGCTGCGCTTCAAGGCTGAGAAGGCTGCCGAGGAGAAGCTGGGTTCTCAGTTGGATATCCTGGCACCAATCAAATACTAG